ATTGGGGGAGATAGCAAAAAGTGTACCTACTACTGATCAGGGAGTCAAACAAAACAGCACCGGCTCACGAGCCGGTGCTGTAGAAGGCGATGTTTTCGGTCTTTAGCGTGCAGTACCGAAATCCTGGACCCAGTAGGTGCCGTAGGCGCTCCCGCCGTTTGCTCCGAAGCCGATGCCGATGTGGCGCAGGCGGCAGTTCAGGATGTTGGCGCGATGGCCTGGGCTAGCCATCCACGTAGCAACCACTTCTTCCGGGCTCTGCTGCCCGGCGGCGATGTTCTCGGCGGCCAACCGATAGCGATACCCGGCCTGGCGGATGCGCGTTGCAAAGCTCCTGCCGTTGCGGCTGTTGTGGCTGAAGTAGTTGCTGGCAGCCATGTCGTCCGCGTGGCGCTGTGCTGCCGCGCCGAGCGCGGGATTCCACAGCAGGTTGCCGCATCCGGCGGCGCGACGATGTTCGTTGGTCAGCACAATCACACGGTTGAGATCAGGGGATGCTGAGGCAGCAGGCGCGATAAATAGGACGGATAATATCAGCATCATGGCGGCCAGGGCCAGTATAGACAGTTGAACACGTGGTCGGACTGTCATCAGACATGCTCCTTTTGACTTGTCACCGTACACGTAGACGGCTTGCTTGCCGTACACGTAGACGGCTCGCTCTTCTTCGCAGCTAGTCTACCTGGACTAGCTGCTCTGCATTGTACGCCGCAACCAGGATTTGTCAAATCCGTGAGAATGTTGCCTGATCAACGAATGATTACTATATATACCACGGGTGATCGTTTGTCAACCAGCGCGGGTAGCTCGTCGCGTCGGCCAACGGTTTGGCCGCTGGTCGGGATGTGTGGATGGGTCTTTAAGGCTTCGGCTCCTCGATCGGCTTGAGGAAGGGAGCGGCAGCCCAGCCGCTTGTGCCGTCGGCCTCGACGCGCCACCACTCCATACCGTCGGCGCTCTGCGGCCCCTCCAGCACGCGCACATTCTGGCCTTCGCGGAAGCGCGTTTGAATCTGGGCGCTGGTGCCGGGCTCGCTCCGCGCGCGCAGCGGCGCGCCATCGGTGCCGGTGATCACCGCAAATCCTTCGGCCCGCAGCACCGGCTCCGGCGTCGGCGGGATCGGGGTGAGGGTTGGGCGGGGCGTCGGGCGCGGCGTGCGTGTCGGCACGGCGGCGGCCTCGCTGGCAGACGGTCGATCGGGCTGGTAGAGCAACCATCCGCTGTAGCCGAGCAATCCCAGCGCGATCAGGACCAGCGGCCAGGCGCGGAGAGTCTGACGCCCAAAGTTCGTGAGCGTGCGCTGGCGGCGCGTGCGGCGCTGCTCGCGGCGCGTTTTATCGTAGGCCAGTTTATAATCATAGTAGTAGTGGTAATAGCTTTCATTAGGTGGATCACCGGCAAGCGCGTCGTTATAGCCGCGCCACCACATCTCACTGCGCTGTTGCTGCTGCTGCGGCATGACCTGTATTCCTCATCCTGCGTGTGGTTGGAAGGCGTGCTGCCGAGAACTGGTTGGTTGCATTGTAACATGGTGCGCCACGGCTGCGCATTGTCTCTCGACCCAAGAACTGGTACGATCCGTATACTTGACCGGGAGTACTTAAAATGACACATATACGTATTTTGCTTGCCGACGATCATGCGATGCTGCGGGATGGCGTGCGCATGGTGCTCGAATCGCATCCCGGCTTTGAGGTTGTCGGCACCGCCGACAATGGCCGCGACGCAGTGCGGCTGGTCGAGGAGCTGCGGCCAGATATTGCGGTGCTCGATGTGGCGATGCCGGAGGTCAACGGCCTCGACGCGACACGGGCGATTCGTGAGTGCTACCCCGAAACCGAGGTGGTCGTACTGTCGATGCATGAGGGCGAGGAGTATCTGCGCGAGGCGCTACGGGCCGGGGCCGCTGGCTATGTGCTGAAGCGCGCCGCCGCCAAAGAGCTGGTCGGGGCGATCCATGCCGTGCGGCGGGGCGAGTCCTACCTCGATCCGGCGCTGACCCGCACGCTGATCAGCGACTATGTGCGACAGGTCGAGCGCAGCGATGAAACGCCCGACTCGCTCACCGACCGCGAGCTGGAGGTGCTGACGCTCGTCGCCGAGGGCATGACTAACCGGCAGATCGCGCTGAAGCTCAACATTAGTATCAAAACCGTGCAGACGCACCGGGCAAACCTGATGGATAAGCTCAATCTGCATGATCGGACCGAGCTGGTGCGCTACGCCATCCGCCGGGGATTGATCGAGGCTTAATGTGATGAAGGACGACTGGCCCCGCACCAGTCGCCCTCCGTCCTGGTTTTCACCAGCGACGCTGGTAGTGTACCGTTGGGCACACCTGTTCGCCTCAGGTGCGCGTTGTATTTTTACCGATCCGCATACCTGAGTTAGATCTCAGGTTTGTAGCCGAGAGCGAGTGCGTCGTTAGTGGAGGTTGCTGTGAGGGTTGCTTGGTATCATAGGCTGGGCTGGTCGATGCTGATCGTCTTGCTGCTGGTGAGCTGCAGCATCGAGTCGGTGTCGAATAGCGGCGATAAAGCATCGCGGCCTGCGCAGAGTGCCCGTCCCGCACCGTCGCTCGGCGCGCTCGCTCCCTCGCCGTCGCCTGCCATCGGGGGAGCGCCGGAGCAGGGCGCTCAATCCGGCTTATTTTTGATCGATAAGCTGGTGCGCTCGCCACAGATCGACGGCATCGACCTGCATGTGCGCTATGTGGAGCGCACGCCCGACGGCACAGTGATCCATCTATCGTTCTACAACAATCGCGGCGAGGATCTGGCCTACGTCAGCGGCGCGAACGTCGAAGACGCGCGGCTTGTGGGCGCGTCGGGCACCCACCGCCTGACCGCGCACAGCACCTCGCTCGACACAGGCATCGATCCCGACGACGGCTGGCTGGACGGCGGCGCGACGGTCGGGACGCTCAGCTTTGCGGGAGCGCATGACACGTCGCTCAGCCTTGAGTTTCCGGGCTTTCCCGCCGTTGAGCTGAACCTGGATCAGCCGATGGCCTCCGCGCCGCAGGAGTCTCCGCCGCCGGAGGGTACCTACAGCTATGATCTGGAGGTCAGCAGCTCGCGGCTGGAAAATATCGCGCTGCGGATCGAGCAGGCCCAGGTGCAGGGCGATGCTCTGCTGCTGACGATCGCGTTTGTTAACCGCAACGAGAGCGATATTACCTTCACCTCGACGGTCAAAGGCGCGGACGCGGTGATGTTCGATGCGCTCTGGCAGCAGTATCGTCCCGGCCAGGTTGAGCAGACGCTCGATTACGGGATCGAGCCTGAAGGCAGCGTGTGGGGCGAGGGCGAGTCCAATCGCGGCACGCTGACGTTTCCACGGCCAGCATCCGGCGACGCGATCCTGTTTCAGTTTCCAAGCTATCCACGGGTGCGCCTTCCGCTCCAGGCGGGCGGCAAGGC
The DNA window shown above is from Herpetosiphonaceae bacterium and carries:
- a CDS encoding SH3 domain-containing protein produces the protein MPQQQQQRSEMWWRGYNDALAGDPPNESYYHYYYDYKLAYDKTRREQRRTRRQRTLTNFGRQTLRAWPLVLIALGLLGYSGWLLYQPDRPSASEAAAVPTRTPRPTPRPTLTPIPPTPEPVLRAEGFAVITGTDGAPLRARSEPGTSAQIQTRFREGQNVRVLEGPQSADGMEWWRVEADGTSGWAAAPFLKPIEEPKP
- a CDS encoding CAP domain-containing protein, encoding MTVRPRVQLSILALAAMMLILSVLFIAPAASASPDLNRVIVLTNEHRRAAGCGNLLWNPALGAAAQRHADDMAASNYFSHNSRNGRSFATRIRQAGYRYRLAAENIAAGQQSPEEVVATWMASPGHRANILNCRLRHIGIGFGANGGSAYGTYWVQDFGTAR
- a CDS encoding response regulator transcription factor gives rise to the protein MTHIRILLADDHAMLRDGVRMVLESHPGFEVVGTADNGRDAVRLVEELRPDIAVLDVAMPEVNGLDATRAIRECYPETEVVVLSMHEGEEYLREALRAGAAGYVLKRAAAKELVGAIHAVRRGESYLDPALTRTLISDYVRQVERSDETPDSLTDRELEVLTLVAEGMTNRQIALKLNISIKTVQTHRANLMDKLNLHDRTELVRYAIRRGLIEA